From Kineosporia succinea, the proteins below share one genomic window:
- the radA gene encoding DNA repair protein RadA, translated as MSTSSAGRAKRSGRDNPGYRCAECGWSTVKWVGRCGECQAWGTVMDAVPAAAAPVTKARAAAQKAQPIGEVTTENAKTWSTGVEELDRVLGGGIVSGAVVLLAGEPGVGKSTLLLDVASRAAQNSRTVLYVTGEESASQVRVRAERIGALRPRLLLAAETDLSTVLGHVEDVKPDLLVVDSVQTIASDAIDSSAGSVSQVREVAASLIRVAKERGMATLLVGHVTKDGSIAGPRVLEHLVDVVCQFEGDRHSRLRLVRAVKNRYGPTDEVGCFDLSEVGIVGLTDPSGLFLSQHENPVPGTCVSVTLEGRRPLVSEVQALVAPTAANNPRRATSGLDNSRVSMILAVLERRAGARLSNNDVYVSTVGGVRLAEPACDLAVALAVAGAAIDRPLAAGTIAIGEVGLAGEVRPVAGVGRRLAEAGRLGFTTAFVPTGTKEAVPAPDGMIVYEVPDLITALSRATFPLVGNQGSNPGGGHPDRPREEGRGRR; from the coding sequence GTGAGTACATCATCGGCAGGGCGGGCCAAGCGGTCCGGGCGTGACAACCCCGGCTACCGCTGCGCGGAGTGCGGCTGGAGCACCGTGAAGTGGGTGGGCCGCTGCGGCGAGTGCCAGGCCTGGGGCACCGTGATGGATGCGGTTCCGGCCGCGGCCGCCCCGGTCACCAAGGCGCGGGCGGCGGCCCAGAAGGCCCAGCCGATCGGTGAGGTCACCACCGAGAACGCGAAGACCTGGTCCACTGGCGTCGAAGAGCTCGACCGGGTGCTCGGCGGCGGCATCGTCAGCGGGGCCGTGGTGCTGCTGGCCGGTGAGCCCGGCGTCGGCAAGTCCACGCTGCTGCTCGACGTGGCCAGTCGCGCCGCTCAGAACTCGCGCACCGTGCTCTACGTCACCGGTGAGGAGTCGGCCAGCCAGGTGCGGGTGCGGGCCGAGCGCATCGGGGCGCTGCGTCCGCGGCTGCTGCTGGCCGCCGAGACCGACCTGAGCACGGTCCTGGGCCACGTTGAAGACGTGAAGCCCGACCTGCTGGTGGTCGACTCGGTGCAGACCATCGCGAGCGACGCGATCGACAGCAGCGCCGGCAGTGTCTCGCAGGTGCGCGAGGTGGCCGCCTCCCTGATCCGCGTGGCCAAGGAGCGGGGCATGGCCACGCTGCTGGTCGGGCACGTCACCAAAGACGGCTCGATCGCCGGGCCCCGGGTGCTCGAGCACCTGGTCGACGTGGTCTGCCAGTTCGAGGGCGACCGCCACTCCCGCCTGCGTCTGGTGCGCGCGGTGAAGAACCGTTACGGCCCCACCGACGAGGTCGGTTGCTTCGACCTGTCCGAGGTCGGCATCGTCGGGCTCACCGACCCCAGCGGCCTTTTCCTGTCGCAGCACGAGAACCCGGTGCCGGGCACCTGCGTCTCGGTCACGCTCGAGGGCCGGCGCCCGCTGGTCAGCGAGGTGCAGGCGCTGGTCGCCCCGACCGCCGCGAACAACCCGCGCCGGGCCACGTCCGGGCTCGACAACAGCCGGGTCTCGATGATCCTGGCGGTGCTCGAGCGCCGTGCGGGCGCCCGCCTGTCCAACAACGACGTCTACGTCTCCACCGTCGGCGGCGTGCGCCTGGCCGAGCCGGCCTGCGACCTGGCAGTGGCGCTCGCGGTGGCCGGGGCGGCGATCGACCGGCCGCTGGCGGCGGGCACGATCGCGATCGGCGAGGTCGGCCTGGCCGGCGAGGTGCGCCCGGTCGCCGGGGTGGGCCGGCGCCTGGCCGAGGCCGGAAGACTGGGCTTCACCACGGCATTCGTGCCCACAGGCACCAAAGAGGCCGTCCCCGCCCCCGACGGCATGATCGTCTACGAGGTGCCCGACCTGATCACCGCCCTCAGTCGCGCCACCTTCCCCCTGGTGGGCAACCAGGGCAGCAACCCGGGCGGCGGTCACCCCGATCGCCCCCGAGAAGAAGGCCGCGGCCGCCGCTGA
- a CDS encoding class I SAM-dependent methyltransferase translates to MSGVIPSPNIWRYPAVYEVENRSVDPDGVLEQAMRAVRPWDGAAVLDIGCGSGYHLPRFARDAASVTGVEPHPPLVQLARRRVAALDDPDLASRIEVRAGTAQALPVPSNSIDVVHARWAYFFGPGCEPGLAEIRRVLKRGGVAFVIDNDATRSTFGRWFQEWLPKYDPKAVEAFWRKQGWTRVPLDIRWDMPTRADFEAVVRIEFSAEHAAKILASHPGSSVDYAVNLFWFEAPRGLWR, encoded by the coding sequence GTGTCCGGCGTCATCCCGAGCCCGAACATCTGGCGGTACCCGGCCGTCTACGAGGTCGAGAACCGCAGCGTCGACCCGGACGGGGTGCTCGAGCAGGCGATGCGCGCCGTGCGTCCCTGGGACGGCGCCGCCGTGCTCGACATCGGTTGCGGCAGTGGCTATCACCTGCCCCGGTTCGCCCGGGACGCGGCCTCGGTGACCGGCGTCGAGCCCCACCCGCCCCTGGTGCAGCTGGCCCGGCGCCGCGTCGCCGCTCTCGACGACCCGGACCTGGCCTCCCGCATCGAGGTCCGGGCGGGCACCGCGCAGGCGCTGCCCGTGCCCAGCAACTCGATCGACGTGGTGCACGCTCGCTGGGCCTACTTCTTCGGCCCCGGCTGCGAACCCGGCCTGGCCGAGATCCGCCGGGTGCTGAAGCGGGGCGGCGTCGCGTTCGTCATCGACAACGACGCGACCCGCTCGACCTTCGGCCGCTGGTTCCAGGAGTGGCTGCCGAAGTACGACCCGAAGGCCGTCGAGGCCTTCTGGCGCAAGCAGGGCTGGACCCGCGTCCCCCTCGACATCCGCTGGGACATGCCGACCCGCGCGGACTTCGAGGCCGTGGTCCGGATCGAGTTCAGTGCCGAGCACGCCGCGAAGATCCTGGCCTCGCACCCCGGCTCGTCGGTCGACTACGCCGTGAACCTGTTCTGGTTCGAGGCCCCCCGGGGCCTCTGGCGCTGA
- a CDS encoding Ppx/GppA phosphatase family protein, which produces MRLGVLDVGSNTVHLLVVDAHPGARPLPASSHKIELRLAEHLEKDGRVSPAAEESLLRFVRSSLTVGEDLGVEEVIGFATSAVRDAPNGEELLARVRSETGVELHVLGGGDEARLTFLAVRRWFGWSAGRLLVLDIGGGSLEIASGMDELPDVAISLPLGAGRLTRDRLVSDPPAPDEVRAVRKYVRAEVGRVVRDVVRSGQPDRVVGSSKTFRTLARICTPTDPGTLRRADLTEWVPRLAAMPEAERAELPGVSVGRARQILAGALVAEAAMELLGAESMQISPWALREGVILRRLDDMMSAAGPGF; this is translated from the coding sequence ATGCGGCTCGGTGTTCTCGACGTGGGTTCCAATACGGTGCATCTGCTGGTGGTCGACGCCCATCCCGGCGCCCGCCCCTTGCCCGCCTCCTCCCACAAGATCGAGCTCCGGCTGGCCGAGCACCTGGAGAAAGACGGACGGGTCTCGCCGGCGGCCGAGGAGTCGCTGCTGCGTTTCGTGCGTTCCAGCCTCACCGTGGGCGAGGACCTCGGGGTGGAGGAGGTCATCGGCTTCGCCACCTCGGCCGTCCGTGATGCCCCGAACGGCGAGGAACTGCTGGCCCGGGTGCGCAGCGAGACCGGGGTCGAGCTGCACGTGCTGGGCGGTGGAGACGAGGCCCGGCTGACCTTCCTGGCCGTGCGCCGCTGGTTCGGCTGGTCGGCGGGCCGCCTGCTGGTGCTCGACATCGGTGGCGGTTCCCTCGAGATCGCCTCGGGTATGGACGAACTGCCCGACGTCGCGATCTCCCTCCCCCTGGGTGCGGGGCGGCTCACGCGAGACCGGCTGGTGAGCGATCCGCCGGCGCCCGACGAGGTCCGCGCCGTGCGTAAGTACGTGCGCGCCGAGGTAGGACGCGTGGTGCGGGACGTGGTGCGCAGCGGCCAGCCCGACCGGGTGGTCGGGTCGAGCAAGACCTTCCGCACCCTGGCCCGCATCTGCACCCCCACCGACCCGGGCACGCTGCGGCGCGCCGACCTGACCGAGTGGGTGCCCCGTCTGGCCGCGATGCCCGAGGCGGAACGGGCCGAGTTGCCGGGTGTCTCGGTCGGCCGGGCCCGTCAGATCCTCGCCGGTGCCCTGGTGGCCGAGGCCGCGATGGAGCTGCTCGGCGCCGAGAGCATGCAGATCAGCCCGTGGGCCCTGCGCGAGGGCGTCATCCTGCGCCGGCTCGACGACATGATGAGCGCGGCCGGCCCCGGGTTCTGA
- a CDS encoding sugar phosphate isomerase/epimerase family protein — MGRSNSGQPDGRETRPTRPPSAKVALSTSSVYPESCADAFEIAARLGYDGVEVMVWTDPVSQDTGALKRLSQHYGVPVLSIHAPTLLVTQRVWGKEPWAKLERSLQMAEDVGASAVVAHPPFRWQKEYGAAFVDGVARLNDHFDVPLTVENMYPWRARSREVMAYSPGWDPLEQPYRYVTLDFSHAATAGGDSLAMARALGDRLTHIHLADGAGSAKDEHLLPGRGTQPCGEVLDLLSEKSWTGVVAVEVNTRKCRTRGERESELTECLNFAREHLNSANLTPTG; from the coding sequence ATGGGCCGATCGAACAGTGGTCAGCCGGACGGCCGGGAGACCCGGCCGACCCGGCCCCCGTCAGCCAAGGTGGCGCTCTCCACGAGCTCCGTCTATCCGGAGTCCTGCGCCGACGCGTTCGAGATCGCCGCACGTCTGGGCTACGACGGCGTCGAGGTCATGGTGTGGACCGATCCGGTCAGCCAGGACACGGGCGCTCTCAAGCGTCTCTCCCAGCACTACGGCGTCCCCGTGCTGTCGATCCACGCACCGACACTGCTGGTGACGCAGCGCGTCTGGGGCAAGGAGCCGTGGGCGAAGCTCGAGCGCTCGCTGCAGATGGCGGAAGACGTGGGTGCCAGTGCCGTGGTGGCGCACCCGCCGTTCCGCTGGCAGAAGGAGTACGGCGCGGCCTTCGTGGACGGGGTGGCCCGCCTGAACGACCATTTCGACGTGCCGCTCACGGTCGAGAACATGTACCCCTGGCGCGCGCGCAGCCGCGAGGTCATGGCCTACTCCCCGGGCTGGGACCCGCTGGAGCAGCCGTACCGCTATGTGACGCTGGACTTCTCCCACGCCGCGACCGCCGGCGGCGACTCGCTGGCGATGGCCCGGGCGCTCGGTGACCGTCTCACCCACATCCACCTGGCCGACGGCGCCGGTTCGGCCAAGGACGAGCACCTGCTGCCCGGCCGCGGCACCCAGCCCTGCGGCGAGGTGCTCGACCTGCTCTCCGAGAAGAGCTGGACGGGCGTGGTGGCGGTCGAGGTCAACACCCGCAAGTGCCGCACCCGCGGCGAGCGCGAGTCCGAGCTCACCGAGTGCCTGAACTTCGCGCGGGAGCACCTGAACTCGGCGAACCTGACGCCGACCGGCTGA
- the pruA gene encoding L-glutamate gamma-semialdehyde dehydrogenase translates to MDAITQVPAPVNEPPRPYSAGSADRAALEPALKEIWGNRAELHNWIDGRPVLGGGAVVEVVAPFEKSHVLGTFREATAEDTAAAIAAAKKAAPGWAALSIDDRAAVLLKAADLLTGSWRAVTNAATMLGQAKTIYQAEIDAVCELADFWRFNAHFARQIYAEQPAANSPGIWNRLDHRPLEGFVYAITPFNFTSIAANLATAPALMGNTVVWKPSPTQALSAEYTMKLLTAAGLPPGVINLVHGAGPEVSSVALKDPDLAGIHFTGSTATFQHLWAEVGANITGYRSYPRIVGETGGKDFVLAHPSADLDVLRTALVRGAFEYSGQKCSAASRAYVPASVWAGLKDDLAETVRSLPVGAPTDFANFTSSVIDERAFAKHTAALKRAAEAEGIEVLVGGTTDDSVGYFVDPTVLIVDDPTDEALTTEYFGPILAVHVFDDADFDQIVAGIADDSKYALTGAIIAQDRAAVAAVSERLRFAAGNFYVNDKPTGAVVGQQPFGGARASGTNDKAGAPQNLQRWTSTRSIKETFEPAVDWRYPHMG, encoded by the coding sequence ATGGACGCGATCACTCAGGTTCCGGCTCCGGTCAACGAGCCGCCGCGGCCGTACTCGGCCGGCAGTGCCGACCGCGCCGCCCTGGAACCCGCCCTCAAGGAGATCTGGGGGAACCGGGCGGAACTGCACAACTGGATCGACGGCCGGCCGGTTCTGGGGGGCGGGGCCGTCGTCGAGGTCGTCGCGCCGTTCGAGAAGTCGCACGTGCTGGGCACTTTCCGTGAGGCCACGGCCGAGGACACCGCCGCCGCGATCGCCGCGGCCAAGAAGGCGGCGCCGGGCTGGGCCGCGCTGAGCATCGACGACCGGGCCGCCGTGCTGCTCAAGGCCGCCGACCTGCTCACCGGCAGCTGGCGTGCGGTCACCAACGCGGCCACCATGCTCGGCCAGGCCAAGACCATCTACCAGGCCGAGATCGACGCGGTCTGCGAACTGGCCGACTTCTGGCGCTTCAACGCGCATTTCGCCCGGCAGATCTACGCCGAGCAGCCCGCCGCCAACTCGCCCGGCATCTGGAACCGGCTCGACCACCGGCCGCTCGAGGGTTTCGTCTACGCGATCACGCCGTTCAACTTCACCTCGATCGCGGCCAACCTGGCCACCGCCCCGGCCCTGATGGGCAACACCGTGGTCTGGAAGCCCAGCCCCACGCAGGCGCTCTCGGCCGAGTACACGATGAAGCTGCTGACCGCCGCGGGCCTGCCGCCGGGCGTCATCAACCTGGTGCACGGCGCCGGGCCCGAGGTGTCCTCGGTCGCGCTGAAAGACCCCGACCTGGCCGGCATCCACTTCACCGGTTCCACGGCGACGTTCCAGCACCTGTGGGCCGAGGTCGGCGCGAACATCACCGGCTACCGGTCGTACCCGCGCATCGTCGGTGAGACCGGCGGCAAGGACTTCGTGCTGGCCCACCCCAGCGCCGACCTCGACGTGCTGCGCACCGCCCTGGTGCGAGGCGCTTTCGAGTACTCCGGGCAGAAGTGCTCGGCGGCGTCGCGGGCGTACGTGCCGGCGAGTGTCTGGGCCGGGTTGAAGGACGATCTGGCCGAGACCGTCCGTAGCCTGCCGGTCGGCGCCCCGACCGACTTCGCCAACTTCACCTCCTCGGTGATCGACGAGCGGGCGTTCGCCAAGCACACGGCCGCCCTGAAGCGCGCGGCCGAGGCCGAGGGCATCGAGGTCCTGGTCGGCGGCACCACCGACGACAGCGTCGGCTACTTCGTCGACCCGACCGTGCTGATCGTCGACGACCCCACCGACGAGGCGCTCACCACCGAGTACTTCGGCCCGATCCTGGCCGTGCACGTGTTCGACGACGCCGACTTCGACCAGATCGTGGCCGGGATCGCCGACGACTCGAAGTACGCGCTGACCGGGGCGATCATCGCCCAGGACCGGGCCGCGGTGGCCGCGGTGTCGGAGAGACTGCGGTTCGCCGCGGGCAACTTCTACGTCAACGACAAGCCGACCGGCGCCGTCGTGGGGCAGCAGCCCTTCGGTGGGGCGCGGGCGTCGGGCACGAATGACAAGGCCGGGGCGCCGCAGAACCTGCAGCGCTGGACCTCGACCCGGTCGATCAAGGAGACGTTCGAGCCGGCCGTCGACTGGCGCTACCCGCACATGGGGTGA
- a CDS encoding proline dehydrogenase family protein, producing the protein MPKLLLAAAQTRPVRASVSALPISRKMVRRFIAGPDAESALQVTKSLREQDLSVTLDVLGEDVTDRAQAAATAAAYRSLLVSLKEHGLADRAEVSVKLSALGQALGPDGYQIAMENAFSVAAAASEAGTTMTLDMEDHTTIDSTLGILAELRAQYPWVGAVLQAALYRTEGDCRDLATAGSRIRLVKGAYAEPASVAHPAKADVDAAYRRCMEILFSGEGHPMIATHDLALVAEACATANRLGRTRDSWELQMLYGIRTDEQLSLAKAGVDVRVYLPFGTDWYGYYIRRLAERPANMLFLLRHLNG; encoded by the coding sequence ATGCCGAAACTCCTGCTGGCGGCCGCCCAGACCCGGCCGGTTCGGGCCTCTGTGAGCGCTCTGCCGATCAGTCGCAAGATGGTGCGCCGGTTCATCGCCGGGCCGGACGCCGAGTCCGCCCTGCAGGTCACGAAGTCGCTGCGGGAGCAGGACCTGTCCGTGACGCTCGACGTACTCGGCGAGGACGTCACCGACCGGGCCCAGGCCGCGGCCACCGCCGCCGCCTACCGCTCGCTGCTGGTCTCGCTCAAGGAGCACGGCCTCGCGGACCGGGCCGAGGTGTCGGTGAAGCTGTCGGCCCTGGGTCAGGCGCTGGGGCCCGACGGCTACCAGATCGCCATGGAGAACGCGTTCTCGGTGGCCGCGGCGGCGTCCGAGGCCGGCACCACGATGACCCTCGACATGGAGGACCACACCACGATCGACTCCACGCTGGGCATCCTGGCCGAGCTGCGCGCGCAGTACCCCTGGGTGGGGGCCGTGCTGCAGGCCGCGCTCTACCGCACCGAGGGCGACTGCCGCGACCTGGCCACCGCCGGGTCCCGCATCCGCCTGGTGAAAGGCGCCTACGCGGAACCGGCTTCGGTGGCCCACCCGGCCAAGGCCGACGTCGACGCGGCCTACCGCCGGTGCATGGAGATCCTGTTCAGCGGCGAGGGTCACCCGATGATCGCCACGCACGACCTGGCCCTGGTGGCCGAGGCCTGCGCGACCGCGAACCGGCTCGGGCGGACCAGAGACAGCTGGGAGCTGCAGATGCTGTACGGCATCCGCACCGACGAGCAGCTCAGTCTCGCGAAGGCCGGTGTGGACGTGCGGGTCTACCTGCCGTTCGGCACCGACTGGTACGGCTACTACATCCGTCGCCTGGCCGAGCGACCGGCGAACATGCTCTTCCTGCTGCGCCACCTCAACGGCTGA
- a CDS encoding PucR family transcriptional regulator — protein sequence MTAAAAESDPRALQELVDDVSDLLQAPAVLEDLGFALVAYGSQSPEGVDQVRAATILRKTATSQVRTYFLEHGIASATGPVRIPADESRQIAARVCIPVRSGGRTHGYLWVVEPPTGVAGDALARVTPLADRAGVLLARRAGVADERASLVDAFLLEDASDGAGGSAGEVPGRVVGAWRRLVELGEVNPGEPFVVADFRRPGEVRRRSVLSVPVGADADLVTRRVTRQLPAGAVAGVSEPCGFPGGSGGTGGSGGAGGAGGPGFAGGPGGVGGSAGAGVPVGPAIAARQAAAAAVTALARPQLGPVLSWSRLGFYRVLASGPAAVEALVAGTPAALLREKADADLIRTVLVWLDSGGNAARTAAALSVHRQTLYYRLERVEQLTGVDLDEGEARLGLHLGLALGEVLARSGD from the coding sequence ATGACCGCCGCTGCGGCCGAGTCCGACCCGCGCGCGCTGCAGGAGCTCGTCGACGACGTGTCCGACCTGCTGCAGGCCCCGGCCGTGCTCGAGGACCTCGGATTCGCCCTGGTGGCCTACGGTTCGCAGAGCCCGGAGGGCGTCGACCAGGTGCGGGCCGCGACGATCCTGCGCAAGACCGCGACGTCGCAGGTGCGCACCTACTTTCTGGAGCACGGCATCGCCTCGGCCACCGGCCCGGTGCGGATCCCGGCCGACGAGTCGCGCCAGATCGCCGCGCGGGTCTGCATCCCGGTGCGTTCGGGCGGGCGGACGCACGGGTACCTCTGGGTGGTGGAGCCGCCCACCGGGGTGGCCGGCGATGCGCTGGCCCGGGTCACGCCGCTCGCGGACCGGGCCGGGGTGCTGCTCGCGCGGCGCGCGGGGGTGGCCGACGAGCGGGCGTCCCTGGTCGACGCCTTCCTGCTCGAGGACGCGTCGGACGGCGCCGGTGGGTCCGCGGGCGAGGTGCCGGGCCGGGTGGTGGGCGCCTGGCGTCGTCTGGTCGAGCTCGGTGAGGTGAACCCGGGAGAACCGTTCGTGGTGGCCGACTTCCGTCGGCCGGGCGAGGTGCGCAGGCGCTCGGTGCTGTCCGTGCCGGTGGGGGCGGACGCCGACCTGGTGACGCGGCGGGTGACGCGGCAGCTCCCGGCCGGGGCGGTCGCCGGGGTGAGCGAGCCGTGCGGCTTCCCGGGTGGCTCGGGCGGCACCGGCGGTTCGGGTGGCGCTGGTGGCGCTGGTGGCCCGGGGTTCGCCGGGGGCCCAGGTGGTGTGGGTGGCTCGGCGGGGGCCGGCGTTCCGGTGGGGCCCGCGATCGCCGCCCGCCAGGCCGCGGCCGCCGCGGTGACGGCTCTGGCCCGGCCGCAGCTCGGTCCGGTGCTGAGCTGGAGCCGGCTGGGGTTCTACCGGGTGCTGGCTTCGGGGCCGGCCGCGGTGGAGGCCCTGGTCGCCGGTACCCCGGCGGCTCTGCTGCGCGAGAAGGCCGACGCCGACCTGATCCGCACGGTGCTGGTCTGGCTGGACTCCGGCGGCAACGCGGCGCGTACGGCGGCCGCGCTCTCGGTGCACCGCCAGACCCTGTACTACCGGCTGGAGCGCGTCGAGCAGCTGACCGGCGTGGACCTGGACGAGGGCGAGGCCCGCCTCGGCCTGCACCTCGGACTGGCACTGGGGGAGGTGCTGGCCCGGAGCGGGGACTGA
- the proC gene encoding pyrroline-5-carboxylate reductase, whose product MVEQVSEQVSEQASGRVAILGAGNMGGTILAGLLRAGRGPADVVVSARRPERAAELRRQHGIEVLDNVSAAAWGDTVLIAVKPRDVSGLLKEISPALRPGTLVVSLAAGQTIAALESDLPEGTPVIRVMPNTPSLVDQGMSVLSPSEHCRPEHTERAQELLSATGKVLQVPEAYQDAVTAVSGSGPAYVFYVAEAMIEAGVLLGLPRTTSTELVVQTLFGAATMLRQTGTHPSILREQVTSPGGTTAAALRLLDDQRVRGAFVSAIEAACQRSEQLSKN is encoded by the coding sequence ATGGTTGAGCAGGTCTCTGAACAGGTCTCCGAGCAGGCGTCCGGCCGCGTCGCGATCCTCGGCGCGGGCAACATGGGCGGCACGATCCTGGCCGGTCTGCTGCGTGCGGGCCGGGGCCCGGCCGACGTGGTGGTCTCGGCCCGGCGCCCCGAACGGGCAGCCGAACTGAGGCGGCAGCACGGGATCGAGGTGCTCGACAACGTCTCCGCCGCGGCCTGGGGCGACACCGTGCTGATCGCGGTCAAGCCCCGTGACGTGTCCGGTCTGCTGAAGGAGATCAGCCCGGCCCTGCGCCCGGGCACGCTGGTCGTCTCGCTGGCGGCGGGCCAGACCATCGCCGCGCTGGAGTCCGACCTGCCCGAGGGCACCCCGGTGATCCGGGTGATGCCGAACACCCCGTCGCTGGTCGACCAGGGCATGTCGGTGCTCAGCCCGAGCGAGCACTGCCGGCCCGAGCACACCGAACGCGCCCAGGAACTGCTCTCCGCCACCGGCAAGGTGCTGCAGGTGCCCGAGGCCTACCAGGACGCCGTCACCGCGGTCAGCGGCTCCGGCCCGGCCTACGTCTTCTACGTGGCCGAGGCGATGATCGAGGCGGGCGTACTGCTCGGGCTGCCTCGCACCACGTCCACCGAACTCGTGGTGCAGACCCTGTTCGGCGCCGCCACCATGCTGCGCCAGACCGGGACCCACCCGAGCATCCTGCGTGAGCAGGTCACCAGCCCGGGCGGCACCACCGCGGCGGCCCTGCGGCTGCTCGACGACCAGCGGGTGCGCGGCGCCTTCGTCTCGGCGATCGAGGCGGCCTGCCAGCGGTCGGAGCAGCTCTCCAAGAACTGA
- a CDS encoding acetoin utilization protein AcuC, whose protein sequence is MAPIRLELTARLADALGLLDAAGVHVVSAEPASDELLLTVHAADYVEAVRRASTRPTLGDLKYGLGSSDVPTFPGMHEASARICAASREVALAVWSGQAEHGVNFVGGMHHAMPAAASGFCVYNDVGVAIHALLEAGAKRVAYVDVDVHHGDGVEKMFWDDPRVLTISLHENGRVLFPGTGFPEEIGGPAAEGEAVNVALPPGTSDAGWLRAFHAVVPPLLQAFEPDVLVTQQGCDSHVLDPLAHLALSVDAQRASYEALHDFAHRFAHGRWVAFGGGGYEVVDVVPRAWSHLIGIAAHRPVPPGTDVPAAWREYVSARCGRPAPQRMTDGANTDYRSWATGYDPADAIDRVVLATRKAIFPLHGLDPYFD, encoded by the coding sequence ATGGCCCCGATCCGGCTGGAGCTCACCGCCCGGCTGGCCGACGCCCTGGGCCTGCTCGACGCCGCCGGCGTGCACGTGGTCAGCGCCGAGCCGGCGTCCGACGAGCTGCTGCTCACCGTGCACGCGGCCGACTACGTCGAGGCGGTGCGCCGGGCCTCGACCCGTCCCACGCTCGGCGACCTGAAGTACGGCCTGGGCTCGAGCGACGTGCCCACCTTCCCCGGCATGCACGAGGCCAGCGCCCGGATCTGCGCGGCCAGCCGGGAGGTCGCGCTCGCGGTCTGGTCGGGGCAGGCCGAGCACGGGGTGAACTTCGTCGGCGGCATGCACCACGCGATGCCCGCCGCCGCCAGCGGTTTCTGCGTCTACAACGACGTCGGTGTGGCCATCCACGCGCTGCTCGAGGCGGGCGCGAAGCGGGTGGCCTACGTCGACGTCGACGTCCACCACGGTGACGGCGTCGAGAAGATGTTCTGGGACGACCCCCGCGTGCTCACGATCTCGCTGCACGAGAACGGGCGGGTGCTCTTTCCCGGCACCGGCTTCCCGGAGGAGATCGGCGGGCCCGCGGCCGAGGGCGAGGCGGTGAACGTGGCCCTGCCGCCGGGCACCTCCGACGCCGGCTGGCTGCGCGCCTTCCACGCCGTGGTGCCCCCGCTGCTGCAGGCCTTCGAGCCCGACGTCCTGGTGACCCAGCAGGGCTGCGATTCGCACGTGCTCGACCCGCTGGCCCACCTCGCCCTCTCGGTGGACGCCCAGCGCGCCTCCTACGAGGCCCTGCACGACTTCGCCCACCGCTTCGCGCACGGCCGCTGGGTGGCCTTCGGCGGGGGCGGGTACGAGGTGGTGGACGTGGTTCCCCGGGCCTGGTCACACCTGATCGGCATCGCGGCGCACCGGCCGGTGCCACCGGGCACCGACGTGCCCGCCGCCTGGCGGGAGTACGTCTCGGCCCGGTGCGGCCGTCCGGCCCCGCAACGGATGACGGACGGCGCGAACACCGACTACCGGTCGTGGGCCACCGGGTACGACCCGGCCGACGCCATCGATCGCGTGGTGCTCGCCACCCGTAAGGCGATCTTCCCTCTCCACGGGCTCGACCCGTACTTCGACTGA
- a CDS encoding helix-turn-helix domain-containing protein — protein sequence MTAVRALPRGDFEVRFLTVAEVAGIMRVSKMTVYRLVHAGELAAMRVGRSYRVPERAVQEYLRHSYMSGAGETA from the coding sequence ATGACCGCCGTGCGTGCCCTGCCCAGGGGAGATTTCGAAGTCCGTTTCCTCACCGTGGCCGAGGTGGCCGGGATCATGAGGGTGTCGAAGATGACCGTCTACCGACTCGTGCATGCGGGTGAGCTCGCCGCGATGCGGGTGGGGCGCTCCTACCGGGTGCCGGAGCGCGCGGTCCAGGAGTACCTTCGGCATTCCTACATGAGTGGTGCCGGCGAGACGGCCTGA
- a CDS encoding 30S ribosomal protein bS22: protein MGSVIKKRRKRMAKKKHRKLLRKTRHQRRNKK, encoded by the coding sequence GTGGGCTCCGTCATCAAGAAGCGCCGCAAGCGGATGGCCAAGAAGAAGCACCGCAAGCTGCTGCGCAAGACGCGTCACCAGCGTCGCAACAAGAAGTAG